A part of Cannabis sativa cultivar Pink pepper isolate KNU-18-1 chromosome 6, ASM2916894v1, whole genome shotgun sequence genomic DNA contains:
- the LOC115694864 gene encoding exopolygalacturonase-like produces the protein MAVRFNLAIIFCSLLLEITFATNPSIFNVKAQPNSDISQALSNAWKQACTSTTPSELLIPKGTFKLKRVTLEGPCKAPIKINLQATLQAPSDPNGFKDGDGWVTFEHIDRLTLMGGGSFDGQGKGVWGKHCSQGQYCSKLPICLYLYEYEQNVRFDYVTNSIIEDVISRDSKQFHINVLGGENITFSGVRVVAPENSPNTDGIHIGRSNRINIIDSNIQTGDDCVSIGDGSKQITVTNVTCGPGHGFSVGSLGKYKDEKAVEGVIFKGCTMKNTMNGVRIKTWPDSTDGLASNMHFEDIDMENVGNPILIDQEYCPWNNCNKKVPSKIKLKDVTFKNIHGTSTSALAINLICSSGYPCQNVTIENIDLKYNGPEGPITSKCKNIKPKTIGKQNPSPCNAI, from the exons ATGGCTGTGAGATTTAATCTAGCAATAATATTTTGTTctttattattggagattactTTTGCAACCAATCCTTCCATTTTCAATGTCAAGGCACAACCCAATAGTGACATTAGTCAA GCTCTCTCTAATGCTTGGAAACAAGCATGTACATCTACTACCCCATCTGAATTACTAATTCCAAAGGGAACATTCAAGTTAAAAAGAGTTACATTAGAAGGACCTTGTAAGGCTCCAATCAAGATTAATCTTCAAGCCACATTGCAAGCCCCAAGTGACCCCAATGGTTTCAAAGATGGAGATGGTTGGGTTACTTTTGAACATATTGATAGACTAACTTTAATGGGTGGTGGTAGTTTTGATGGGCAAGGCAAAGGAGTTTGGGGAAAACATTGCTCACAAGGACAATATTGCAGTAAACTTCCCATA TGTTTGTATTTGTATGAATATGAACAGAATGTAAGATTCGACTACGTTACTAATTCCATAATTGAAGACGTAATATCACGTGATAGTAAACAATTTCATATCAATGTTTTGGGTGGAGAAAATATTACCTTCTCAGGTGTTCGAGTAGTTGCTCCTGAAAATAGTCCTAACACTGATGGAATCCATATTGGACGTTCAAATAGAATTAACATTATCGACTCAAATATTCAAACTGGCGATGATTGTGTTTCTATTGGAGATGGTAGTAAACAAATAACTGTTACGAATGTTACCTGTGGTCCTGGACATGGTTTTAGCGTCGGGAGTTTAGGAAAATATAAAGATGAAAAAGCCGTAGAAGGAGTGATTTTCAAGGGTTGTACGATGAAAAATACAATGAATGGTGTTAGAATCAAAACTTGGCCAGATTCTACAGATGGTTTGGCATCAAATATGCATTTTGAAGATATTGACATGGAAAATGTTGGTAATCCTATTCTTATAGATCAAGAATATTGCCCTTGGAATAATTGCAACAAAAAG gTTCCATCCAAAATTAAGCTGAAAGATGTtacattcaaaaatattcatggTACTTCTACATCAGCACTTGCAATAAACTTAATTTGTAGTAGTGGATATCCATGCCAAAATGTTACAATTGAAAACattgatttaaaatataatggaCCAGAAGGCCCTATCACTTCCAAGTGCAAAAATATCAAACCAAAGACAATTGGCAAACAAAATCCTTCTCCATGCAATGCTATTTGA